A DNA window from Hordeum vulgare subsp. vulgare chromosome 1H, MorexV3_pseudomolecules_assembly, whole genome shotgun sequence contains the following coding sequences:
- the LOC123435299 gene encoding probable glutathione S-transferase GSTU6 — MAGAADDVKLLGMWASPYVLRVRLALSIKGIRYEYAEEDLRHKSELLLRSNPVHNKVPVLIHGGKPVCESLVILQYIDEAFGGAGPALLPADPHERAVARFWAAFIEDTLVKAMNQASWSKTEGEKVEGNKQATAALRTLEVALRDVSMGKPFFGGDSAGYVDIVLGGLLAGVRAMEAILGVKAFEPETMPLLAAWADNFGALDAVAAVMPDVGRLVELFVMMHAQIATEAATTN, encoded by the exons ATGGCCGGAGCAGCAGACGACGTGAAACTGCTGGGCATGTGGGCGAGCCCGTACGTCCTGCGAGTGCGCCTTGCGCTCAGCATCAAGGGCATCCGTTACGAGTACGCGGAGGAGGACCTTCGGCACAAGAGCGAGCTGCTCCTCCGGTCAAACCCCGTCCATAACAAGGTCCCCGTGCTGATCCACGGCGGCAAGCCCGTCTGCGAGTCGCTGGTCATCCTGCAGTACATCGACGAGGCTTTCGGCGGAGCGGGCCCCGCCCTCCTCCCGGCCGATCCCCACGAGCGCGCCGTCGCCCGGTTCTGGGCCGCCTTCATCGAGGACACG CTCGTGAAGGCGATGAACCAGGCGTCATGGAGCAAGACGGAGGGGGAGAAGGTGGAGGGGAACAAGCAGGCGACTGCTGCGTTGAGGACGTTGGAGGTAGCCCTGAGGGATGTCTCCATGGGGAAGCCCTTCTTTGGAGGCGACAGCGCTGGGTATGTGGACATCGTGCTCGGCGGCCTCCTTGCTGGTGTGCGCGCCATGGAGGCAATACTGGGCGTCAAGGCCTTCGAACCGGAGACCATGCCGCTCCTGGCCGCATGGGCGGACAACTTCGGGGCGCTGGACGCGGTGGCGGCGGTGATGCCGGACGTGGGCAGGCTGGTGGAGCTCTTCGTGATGATGCACGCTCAAATTGCAACCGAGGCCGCCACAACAAACTAA